The proteins below come from a single Thermomicrobiales bacterium genomic window:
- a CDS encoding helix-turn-helix transcriptional regulator, whose protein sequence is MPGYGQFCPVAKAAEVFAERWTPLIMREILLGSSHFNELERGLPHISRSVLAQRLKSLERDGLIERRADGSGRNTTYLPTAAGRDLFDVIHLLGVWGARWMNRDVREEDVDVDLLLWDMHRRINLDQLPAHRVVIQFQFTGMSSKRYWLVLLPTEAAVCVTDPGFDVDIYATADTMALHRVWVGHLPFPTALASGAVQLEGRRDLVRLFPSWFQLSMFSHVAPAAAD, encoded by the coding sequence ATGCCCGGATACGGTCAGTTCTGCCCGGTCGCGAAAGCTGCGGAAGTGTTTGCCGAACGCTGGACGCCGCTGATCATGCGCGAGATCCTGCTCGGCAGTAGCCACTTCAACGAGCTGGAGCGCGGTCTGCCGCACATCTCCCGCTCCGTCCTCGCCCAGCGCCTGAAGTCGCTGGAGCGCGACGGCCTGATCGAGCGCCGCGCCGACGGTTCCGGTCGGAACACCACCTATCTCCCGACCGCTGCCGGACGCGATCTATTCGATGTCATTCATTTGCTCGGCGTCTGGGGCGCGCGCTGGATGAATCGCGATGTCCGCGAAGAGGACGTCGATGTCGATCTGCTGCTCTGGGACATGCACCGCCGCATCAACCTCGACCAGCTACCCGCTCATCGCGTCGTCATTCAGTTCCAGTTCACCGGCATGTCCAGCAAGCGCTACTGGCTCGTGCTGCTGCCGACAGAGGCGGCAGTCTGTGTGACTGATCCCGGCTTCGACGTCGATATCTATGCCACTGCCGATACGATGGCGCTCCATCGCGTCTGGGTCGGACATCTGCCGTTCCCGACTGCGTTGGCCAGCGGCGCGGTCCAGCTCGAAGGTCGCCGCGATCTGGTTCGCCTGTTTCCCAGCTGGTTCCAGCTCAGCATGTTCTCTCACGTTGCTCCGGCAGCGGCGGATTAG
- a CDS encoding acyl-CoA/acyl-ACP dehydrogenase, which translates to MTTATQSWVTSSTTKFQPRPLREGDDRFVDLARDLAREFAERASQHDHDNTFVAENYARMKETGYTRLAIPAEFGGLGASMRQVLYAQAELAKGCGSTALAIAMHHYNMLALNYRLHHGADGVAVTLRKIADNNLIVMTSGGSDGIWPSATATRTDGGYLFSGRKVFCSQAPIADLMTTMARYDDPNEGPVVLMAAVAVRQPAIEMVETWDTLGMRGTQSNDLVLNDVFVSDAQISARRAWGRNDPPLRNALIHFAPVVASVYWGIAAGARDEAVAAVMKRSERFGSVLTDAAIQRQVGEMDARLHAAWWALLGAVTEIGNDYVLDEATANIIVVGKREVVNAATDVVDMAMDLAGGGSYFRRSPIERAYRDVRAGKFHPLTPEKTLLHAGRLALGLDPNDIW; encoded by the coding sequence ATGACGACAGCAACCCAATCATGGGTAACCAGCAGCACGACGAAGTTTCAACCTCGACCACTTCGTGAGGGCGATGACCGCTTCGTCGACCTCGCCAGGGACCTTGCACGCGAGTTCGCCGAGCGAGCTTCGCAACATGACCACGACAACACGTTTGTGGCCGAGAACTACGCACGGATGAAGGAGACCGGCTATACCCGGCTGGCGATACCAGCGGAATTCGGCGGACTGGGCGCGTCGATGCGGCAGGTGTTGTACGCGCAGGCGGAGTTGGCCAAGGGCTGCGGATCGACGGCGCTGGCGATCGCGATGCACCACTACAACATGCTGGCACTGAACTATCGTCTGCATCACGGCGCGGATGGCGTGGCGGTGACGCTGCGCAAGATCGCCGACAACAACCTGATCGTGATGACCAGCGGCGGGTCGGACGGCATCTGGCCATCGGCTACTGCAACGCGCACGGACGGCGGCTACCTGTTCAGCGGGCGCAAGGTGTTTTGCAGTCAGGCACCGATCGCTGACCTGATGACGACGATGGCGCGCTACGACGACCCAAACGAAGGGCCGGTGGTGCTGATGGCGGCAGTGGCGGTGCGACAGCCCGCGATTGAGATGGTCGAGACGTGGGATACGCTCGGGATGCGCGGCACGCAGAGCAACGACCTGGTGCTCAATGATGTGTTCGTCAGCGATGCGCAGATCTCGGCGCGTCGCGCGTGGGGCCGCAACGACCCGCCGCTGCGCAACGCGCTGATCCACTTCGCGCCGGTGGTTGCGTCGGTCTACTGGGGCATTGCCGCCGGTGCCCGGGACGAAGCCGTTGCGGCGGTCATGAAGCGCAGCGAGCGCTTCGGATCGGTGCTGACCGACGCTGCTATTCAGCGTCAGGTCGGCGAGATGGACGCGCGGCTCCACGCGGCCTGGTGGGCGCTGCTCGGCGCAGTGACTGAGATCGGAAACGACTACGTGCTCGACGAAGCGACGGCCAACATCATCGTCGTCGGCAAGCGCGAGGTCGTCAACGCTGCGACGGACGTGGTGGATATGGCGATGGACCTGGCCGGCGGCGGCTCGTACTTCCGCCGCTCTCCGATCGAACGCGCCTACCGTGACGTGCGAGCGGGCAAGTTCCATCCGCTAACGCCGGAGAAGACGCTGTTGCACGCCGGACGGCTGGCACTGGGCCTCGACCCGAACGACATCTGGTAG